The proteins below are encoded in one region of Pirellulales bacterium:
- a CDS encoding sulfite exporter TauE/SafE family protein: MVLRTATSAGAALAHSLEEPSMTSTGLCVAIGLAAGTLSGLVGIGGGIVMVPALVLLLGLSQHEAQGTTLAMMVPPVGLAAAWTYYRAGYIDLRFAGWLCLGFVVGTLVGSRIAIAVSDVTLERIFGAALLVVGLKMILVR; the protein is encoded by the coding sequence TTGGTACTGCGCACTGCAACGAGCGCAGGCGCCGCGCTGGCTCATAGCCTCGAGGAACCTTCGATGACCAGCACCGGACTGTGCGTCGCGATTGGATTGGCCGCTGGAACTCTCAGCGGCCTGGTGGGGATCGGCGGTGGAATCGTGATGGTCCCCGCCCTGGTCCTGCTGCTTGGACTATCGCAGCACGAGGCCCAAGGCACGACCTTGGCGATGATGGTTCCGCCCGTCGGGCTGGCGGCCGCCTGGACCTACTACCGCGCCGGGTACATCGACCTGCGTTTCGCAGGCTGGCTGTGCCTGGGATTCGTCGTCGGCACGCTGGTCGGTTCGCGCATCGCGATTGCGGTGTCGGACGTCACCCTCGAGCGGATTTTCGGCGCTGCGTTGCTCGTGGTGGGGCTGAAAATGATTCTCGTGCGCTAA